The sequence below is a genomic window from Streptobacillus canis.
TTAAGTCCTAATACTCTTCTTACTGCATCATTTAACCTTTCTTCAGTAATAATTCCATTTTTATATCCCTCTAACATATAATTAAAATCTTCATCTATATCATTAAAGAATAAGAACATATCGCATCCTGAAGCTATCGCTAAAGGAACATAGTCTTTTCTTCTCATACTTGCAGTCATTCCTAACATATGTGAAGCATCGGTAATTACTAATCCATTAAAATTTAATTTATCTTTTAGCAATACTTCTATTAATTCTGGAGATAATGTAGCTGGTAAAATATCTTCATCCTCAAGACTTGGATTTATTAATTTTTGATAATGTGGTAATGCAATATGTCCTGCCATTATCATTTCAACTCCATTATTTATATGATTTCTATAAACTTCACCAAAACTCTTCTCCCATTCTTCAACAGTTAGCTCATTTACTCCAAGTATTAAATGTTGATCTCTTTCTTCTGTTCCATCTCCTGGAAAATGTTTAATACATTTTATAATATTACTTTTATCAAGTCCCTCTAAATAGGCATTTGTATGTTTAATTACTACATCTACTTCTCTTCCATAAGCTCTTGTATTAACTATAGTATTTCTCCAATTTTTTAATATATCTACGCACGGATCAAAATTTACATTTATTCCTAATGCTTCTTCCTCAACTCCACTTACATACCCAGCATTATATGAAACTTTTGTATCTCCACTAGCTTCACACATAGCAGCTGTTGCAATATATGTCCCATCAGAACATGCTCCATTTCCACCTGAATCACAATTTGCAGCTATTAATAAAGGTATTTTAGAATTTTCTTGTAATGAGTTTAATAAATTCATTACTTCATACTTATTACCACCTTGATATCTAGCTCCTCCTACTTTAAATTTAGTAATAATTTCCTCATTTGAATATTTGGCTTCAGCAAATGGTGAATTACCTAACCAAAATAAATTAAAGAATAATTGCCCTATTTTTTCTTCATCAGATATATTTGCTAATGTATCTTCAACCCATTTAATTTGTTCATCATTTAAGTTATATGGTTTTTCTCTTAAATTAACTAATTTTGACATTGTTCCTCCTAACTATAACTTGCTATTGTATTCATCTATATATTTTTGATCTATATATTTATTAGATATGAATTCATCTAAAATACTATCTTTAAATCTAGTCCAACTTCTAGCTTCATCATCAAATATTATTGGATAGAAATGTACTTGATTATCTTTGGCTGCCGTAATATCTCCAGGTGAATCTCCTATCATTAATATATCATTAGGATCTATTCCTTCATCTACTAATTTCTTTATACAGTCTTTTTTAGTCCCTGAATCTTGTCCCATTACTATATCTACATATTCAAGCAAACCATGTCTTTCCCATTCAGAAAGTATTGCTTCCTTATTTGCAGATGAGACTATTACTATTTTAACATTACCTTTCATTGCATCAAAAGCTTCTTTTACCATTTCAAATGGTTTATCCATACCAACTAGAGATTCTATTCTTTTATTAACCTCCATACTCCAATGTAAAGTCTTTTTCAATTCTTCTGAATCTGTTTTTTCTATCTCTCTTATTAAAGAATTATTTGATAATTCGTTAGTGGAGTTTATCCAATTATCAACTTCTTTTAACATAGAATATTTAGAATATTTTTCACTAAAGATTTTAAATATTTCATTTAAACCATGAAATCTATTTATACCCCTAGTTTTTGAATAAAGATTAATCTTATTCCATAAAGTTAAAAATTCTTCTCTCTCTTCTACATTCCAAATATCTGCAGCAAGAGGACCAAAACATTCAATATGCTTATAATTCATAGTATCCATTACACAACCATCAGAATCTACACATACTATTTTTTTCATTAATTTAATTACTCCTTTCATTTTAGTAACCGTTTACCATATAGAGTTAAATAAAAAAGTTACTATATGGTAACCGTTTACCATAATTAATATAATTAAATAAAGCAGTTTTACTTGCTTTATAGAAACCGTTTTCCTTTTTCTATAACATATTATACCTTGAAATTTAAAATAGTCAAGAGGGGAAAATAAAAAAACAAAAAAAAAGAAGCCAAAAGGCTTCTATGTATTCTGTTTTAAATATTAAATGGCGACCTTGGAAGGACTCGAACCTTCGACCCTCTGATTAACAGTCAGATGCTCTAACCGACTGAGCTACAAAGTCATGATTTAAAAAAAGTTTGGCAACTACCTATCTTCCCTATTACTAAGTATTTTCAGCGTACACAGACTTAACTTCTAGGTTCGAAATGTAACTAGGTGTATCCCTGTGGCTATTGTCACCAAACTTGTTTTGTT
It includes:
- a CDS encoding HAD family hydrolase, whose protein sequence is MKKIVCVDSDGCVMDTMNYKHIECFGPLAADIWNVEEREEFLTLWNKINLYSKTRGINRFHGLNEIFKIFSEKYSKYSMLKEVDNWINSTNELSNNSLIREIEKTDSEELKKTLHWSMEVNKRIESLVGMDKPFEMVKEAFDAMKGNVKIVIVSSANKEAILSEWERHGLLEYVDIVMGQDSGTKKDCIKKLVDEGIDPNDILMIGDSPGDITAAKDNQVHFYPIIFDDEARSWTRFKDSILDEFISNKYIDQKYIDEYNSKL
- a CDS encoding glycoside hydrolase family 3 protein; translation: MSKLVNLREKPYNLNDEQIKWVEDTLANISDEEKIGQLFFNLFWLGNSPFAEAKYSNEEIITKFKVGGARYQGGNKYEVMNLLNSLQENSKIPLLIAANCDSGGNGACSDGTYIATAAMCEASGDTKVSYNAGYVSGVEEEALGINVNFDPCVDILKNWRNTIVNTRAYGREVDVVIKHTNAYLEGLDKSNIIKCIKHFPGDGTEERDQHLILGVNELTVEEWEKSFGEVYRNHINNGVEMIMAGHIALPHYQKLINPSLEDEDILPATLSPELIEVLLKDKLNFNGLVITDASHMLGMTASMRRKDYVPLAIASGCDMFLFFNDIDEDFNYMLEGYKNGIITEERLNDAVRRVLGLKAKLNLHIRQKENTLLKDEKGLDIIGCEKHLEMQKEAADKGISLIKNTKFELPIRPETHKKIRLYILEGEKNGIYKPNEKFQEYCVKKLEEKGFEVTVNEPGKREKGSIEKYRSEVDAALVFANIKGYAEANNMRIKWSGPMSNEIPWYVHEVPTVMVSFNFTNHLHDATMVKCYINAYCDNEVTIDHLIEKLMGESEFKGQHFNENVWAGQWQAKL